A genomic region of Antennarius striatus isolate MH-2024 chromosome 2, ASM4005453v1, whole genome shotgun sequence contains the following coding sequences:
- the LOC137608897 gene encoding histone H2A: MSGRGKTGGKARAKAKTRSSRAGLQFPVGRVHRLLRKGNYAQRVGAGAPVYLAAVLEYLTAEILELAGNAARDNKKTRIIPRHLQLAVRNDEELNKLLGGVTIAQGGVLPNIQAVLLPKKTEKAAKK, translated from the coding sequence ATGAGCGGACGTGGTAAAACCGGCGGTAAAGCCAGAGCTAAGGCCAAGACCCGCTCCTCTCGTGCCGGGCTCCAGTTCCCGGTCGGCCGTGTTCACCGGCTGCTGCGTAAAGGGAACTATGCGCAGCGCGTCGGTGCCGGCGCCCCCGTCTACCTGGCGGCTGTGCTGGAGTACCTGACCGCTGAGATCCTGGAGCTGGCTGGAAACGCTGCCCGTGACAACAAGAAGACTCGGATCATCCCCCGTCACCTGCAGCTGGCTGTCCGCAACGACGAGGAGCTCAACAAGCTGCTGGGCGGGGTGACCATCGCTCAGGGCGGCGTGCTGCCCAACATCCAGGCCGTCCTGCTGCCCAAGAAGACCGAGAAGGCTGCCAAGAAGTGA
- the LOC137612130 gene encoding histone H3 has translation MARTKQTARKSTGGKAPRKQLATKAARKSAPATGGVKKPHRYRPGTVALREIRRYQKSTELLIRKLPFQRLVREIAQDFKTDLRFQSSAVMALQEASEAYLVGLFEDTNLCAIHAKRVTIMPKDIQLARRIRGERA, from the coding sequence ATGGCGAGAACCAAGCAGACCGCTCGTAAGTCTACTGGAGGCAAAGCCCCCAGAAAGCAGCTGGCCACCAAAGCAGCTCGGAAGAGCGCTCCGGCCACCGGCGGCGTGAAGAAGCCTCACCGTTACAGGCCCGGTACCGTGGCTCTGAGAGAGATCCGTCGCTACCAGAAGTCGACCGAGCTGCTGATCCGGAAGCTGCCCTTCCAGCGTCTGGTGAGAGAGATCGCTCAGGACTTCAAGACCGACCTGCGCTTCCAGAGCTCCGCTGTCATGGCTCTGCAGGAGGCCAGCGAGGCTTACCTGGTGGGCCTGTTCGAGGACACCAACCTGTGCGCCATCCACGCCAAGAGGGTGACCATCATGCCCAAAGACATCCAGCTGGCCCGCCGCATCCGCGGGGAGAGGGCTTag
- the LOC137614243 gene encoding histone H4 — protein MSGRGKGGKGLGKGGAKRHRKVLRDNIQGITKPAIRRLARRGGVKRISGLIYEETRGVLKVFLENVIRDAVTYTEHAKRKTVTAMDVVYALKRQGRTLYGFGG, from the coding sequence atgagtggaagaggaaagggaggaaaaggaCTCGGGAAAGGAGGCGCCAAGCGCCACCGGAAAGTTCTCCGTGATAACATCCAGGGAATCACCAAGCCCGCTATCCGCCGCCTGGCTCGCCGTGGTGGAGTGAAGCGGATCTCCGGTCTGATCTACGAGGAGACCCGCGGTGTGTTGAAAGTGTTCCTGGAGAACGTGATCCGTGATGCCGTCACGTACACCGAGCACGCCAAGAGAAAGACCGTCACCGCCATGGATGTGGTGTATGCTCTGAAGAGGCAGGGACGCACCCTGTACGGCTTCGGGGGCTAG
- the LOC137609657 gene encoding histone H2B 1/2-like, giving the protein MPEPAKSAPKKGSKKAVSKTASKTGKKRRRTRKESYAIYVYKVLKQVHPDTGISSKAMGIMNSFVNDIFERIAGEASRLAHYNKRSTITSREIQTAVRLLLPGELAKHAVSEGTKAVTKYTSSK; this is encoded by the coding sequence atgcCTGAACCAGCGAAGTCAGCGCCCAAGAAGGGCTCGAAGAAAGCCGTGAGCAAGACCGCCAGCAAGACCggcaagaagaggaggaggaccaggaaGGAGAGCTACGCCATCTACGTGTACAAGGTGCTGAAGCAGGTGCACCCAGACACCGGGATCTCGTCTAAGGCCATGGGCATCATGAACTCGTTTGTGAACGACATCTTTGAACGCATCGCCGGTGAGGCCTCTCGTCTGGCTCACTACAACAAGCGCTCCACCATCACCTCCAGGGAGATCCAGACCGCCGTGCGTCTCCTGCTGCCCGGGGAGCTGGCCAAGCACGCCGTGTCTGAGGGCACCAAGGCCGTGACCAAGTACACCAGCTCCAAGTAG
- the LOC137613697 gene encoding histone H4, whose amino-acid sequence MSGRGKGGKGLGKGGAKRHRKVLRDNIQGITKPAIRRLARRGGVKRISGLIYEETRGVLKVFLENVIRDAVTYTEHAKRKTVTAMDVVYALKRQGRTLYGFGG is encoded by the coding sequence atgagtggaagaggaaagggaggaaaaggaCTCGGGAAAGGAGGCGCCAAGCGTCACCGGAAAGTTCTCCGTGATAACATCCAGGGAATCACCAAGCCCGCTATCCGCCGCCTGGCTCGCCGTGGTGGAGTGAAGCGGATCTCCGGTCTGATCTACGAGGAGACCCGCGGTGTGTTGAAGGTGTTCCTGGAGAACGTGATCCGTGATGCCGTCACGTACACCGAGCACGCCAAGAGAAAGACCGTCACCGCCATGGATGTGGTGTATGCTCTGAAGAGGCAGGGACGCACCCTGTACGGCTTCGGGGGCTAG
- the LOC137612204 gene encoding histone H3 yields MARTKQTARKSTGGKAPRKQLATKAARKSAPATGGVKKPHRYRPGTVALREIRRYQKSTELLIRKLPFQRLVREIAQDFKTDLRFQSSAVMALQEASEAYLVGLFEDTNLCAIHAKRVTIMPKDIQLARRIRGERA; encoded by the coding sequence ATGGCGAGAACCAAGCAGACCGCTCGTAAGTCTACTGGAGGCAAAGCCCCCAGAAAGCAGCTGGCCACCAAAGCAGCTCGGAAGAGCGCTCCGGCCACCGGCGGCGTGAAGAAGCCTCACCGTTACAGGCCCGGTACCGTGGCTTTGAGAGAGATCCGTCGCTACCAGAAGTCGACCGAGCTGCTGATCCGGAAGCTGCCCTTCCAGCGTCTGGTGAGAGAGATCGCTCAGGACTTCAAGACCGACCTGCGCTTCCAGAGCTCCGCTGTCATGGCTCTGCAGGAGGCCAGCGAGGCTTACCTGGTGGGCCTGTTCGAGGACACCAACCTGTGCGCCATCCACGCCAAGAGGGTGACCATCATGCCCAAAGACATCCAGCTGGCCCGCCGCATCCGCGGAGAGAGGGCTTag
- the LOC137610769 gene encoding histone H1-like, translating to MAEEAPAAAAAPAKAAKKKAPRPAKSGPSVSELILKAVAASKERSGVSAAALKKALSAGGYDVDKKKARVNMAIKALVAKGTLVQTKGTGASGSFKMNKKAAEPKAKKPVKKVASKAKKPAAKKPPAAKKPKAAAAKKPAAAKKSPKKAKKPAAAKKAAAKSPKKATKSPKKVAKKTKAPAAKKAVKKVAKPKVKKAAAKKK from the coding sequence ATGGCAGAagaagctccagcagcagccgcGGCCCCGGCCAAAGCAGCCAAGAAGAAGGCCCCCAGACCGGCTAAGTCTGGCCCCAGCGTCAGCGAGCTGATCCTGAAAGCAGTGGCCGCGTCCAAGGAGCGGAGCGGCGTGTCAGCCGCTGCCCTGAAGAAGGCTTTGTCTGCCGGCGGCTACGATGTGGACAAGAAAAAGGCGCGGGTCAACATGGCCATCAAGGCTCTGGTGGCCAAAGGGACTCTGGTCCAGACCAAGGGCACCGGGGCGTCAGGCTCCTTCAAGATGAACAAGAAAGCAGCCGAACCCAAGGCCAAGAAGCCCGTCAAGAAAGTGGCGTCTAAAGCCAAGAAGCCCGCAGCCAAGAAACCGCCAGCGGCTAAAAAGCCCAAGGCGGCGGCAGCCAAGAAGCCGGCAGCCGCTAAGAAGTCCCCCAAGAAGGCCAAGAAACCTGCAGCCGCCAAGAAAGCTGCAGCCAAGAGCCCCAAGAAGGCTACCAAGAGCCCCAAGAAAGTGGCCAAGAAGACCAAGGCCCCCGCAGCCAAGAAAGCAGTCAAGAAGGTTGCTAAGCCCAAAGTCAAGAAGGCAGCAGCCAAGAAGAAGTGA